Within Vanessa atalanta chromosome 11, ilVanAtal1.2, whole genome shotgun sequence, the genomic segment AACAGTCCTGTTTTAAACGAAAGATAACCGTTTATCAATGTCGCTTACTAACGTATTTTACGAGTTAGAATACGGCTTGATAAAATTTCGTAATATCAAATTTttcgaaaacaataaaattcgtAATAATATTACGGGAAATcataaaagtatgtataattgtaacatataattttaagtacaaaatatattgtattattttcaagaaACAAGTCACAGTCACTACTTTTTGGTATGAAATTATTCCATTCCACGCATTGGACGATGAAAAATGATACTTCTCAAATTGAATTGGAAATTTCCAGAAcatatcgaaattaaatttaattaaatacataaatgaattcattaaagtataaattctgAGCAatcaaacataaattttaattattccaacTGTTAGGTATAGTAAACTATTGTACATACCCAATtactaaatgtaattaattaattgccacaaaatatatacatgtctttatgtaaaataaatattatgtccaATTTTGTATTAACctgtaaataaatgattaaaaaaaacagaacatcttttatttttatttaattaaaactgtatgagtattttttaataaattaactaaaattttagatataaacTTTACCATTAATTAACTGAATAGGGAAAATATGTTTAACACTAATTAAGCGTAACAAACGAGTTGTGAATTAATTAACCCTGTctgtgtgtatatatgtaataacagTTGTTACGTATGTGTGCGTACCTATTTGACGCCAGTTATTTACTAATTACTTCAACGTACACTCACTTAACGGGCGTCAGTTATATCAATACATACATTTcgaatacaataattttcattcgattcttaatttatatattttcataattacgctaatattataaatgcctaTGTCTGCGTCTCTGTATATACACAATTACTGGACATACGCGTTATtacaggaaataaaaaaataaaaaaaaattttttgaataGAGCGAAACACAAAGCAGTGATTCTCAATAATATCCAATCAAGAAaagagatattaaaatatctgaatCCGCCGTTTTAcacgcgcgaaatttataaaacagctgaataaaaaaaagcctatgtccttcccggAGACAAAGTATCCCCtactataaaatttcatttaaatcgactCAGCGGTTCATGCTTGAAGAGataacagacagatttactttctcaataatattaataggggTATCCATTTCATTGGCTCGAGATATAGCAATACCTATCTAAAATTCCCATTGAAACGTCAGAAAATTAATATTCCAAATCACGACAAATTCTCATATCCAATTTTCAATCGCCTCACATCTGTTGCTACGTCATATGACAAAAGAACGGTAACGGATCTAGTTGAGAAGTCTACTATAGTCATACATCTGTTTTAATCAGTTAATTATCCCGTAACTATCGGGTGTGATGCGACTAATAGTTATTAGACTGATGCTAACACTAGGGTGTGGGTGACCTACttctataaataagttaaaagacGGCAAagaaattgcatttaaattatattatccgTTCTTTAAACAACTATCGTTTCTTTCACACGTGTATGTAATAACCAagctattattaacatttatgttGATGTATGTTGTGGTGAAGTTTGATGTCAACCCTCATTGGAATGCTTTTGCTGGTAGGTTGCCACCACTTAGGTTGAACAATGTTCTATTCAGTTGGAAACTATAtagagtattaaatataaaatcattaaaattttcctaACCAATCTATACAACTGTTAATTTGAGTTCCACGACagtcgaaatattatttttagtttttattttattattttttaaattaaatcattcattcaaaattaattgaattattcattCAACTGTTAATAAAGTACTTAAATAATTCAtcgttaatttatatcatactagcgacccgccccagcttcgcatgggtgcaatgctgatactaaatatactacagaatgtctttacaTACGTTCACAGCTTtatattaatgttgtattgctaaaatcgcttcgtaaataagccattatttctcgtaaaaagtaaaggataaaaaatggataTTGTAGCTTACATTATCCCTAAGAGAATGACATATACTACCGCGGACTTTATTGTAGACATTTTCAAGGTGTacaatatactaaaattttgatctatctcgtagggttcagccagcgtatTCAATATacgcaaaaaaaatgtttatttacgacatcacattagaaacttcaAAATGTTCTCTACTACATTATGTactgtattatacataaaaaccttctccttgaATCACCTTATCTATtcaaaaaaacacataaaaatccgttgcgtaattttaaagattacacAGGAACAGACAAACAGCGgtaagatattttgttttatactatgtagtgactAAACCGAGCAGTGAGGACATCGCTAGCGACAAAATCcacggatatttttttatttgtctagtttattttaatatatcagaatgaaaaaacattttaaattatatctatactaatattatagaggtAATATTCATTTTGTATGTTTAATCATAGGTACGAATGctcaaaaactaaaaaaaaacacaggtagaaagctacattatttctgAGTACTATAGgctataagttatatatttatatcatgcatattttttttttatgtcataaggtggcaaacgagcaggaggctcacttgatggaaagtgactaccacagccaatggacatctgcaacaccgggaggcttgcaggtgcgttgccggcctttcaggaaagagtacgctcttttcttgaaggttcccaagtcgtataaACCAAACTAACGCAAGTTTTgtctagtttaataatatttgaattcaaaGAGACGGTAtttccaaattatattttactcttCTACTGAAATTCCGCTAACTGCAGTTTCGGATACAAACGCTCAAGAACGATCCTTTATAaatgaatcaaatcaaatagaaCAGCACAGCGATACTACAGACACAGCGAACGAAAATGGTTAACTGATCTCTTATACACGTACACGTATTACATTCAAATAAAGTCAAACGTATGAACAAAACATTGACCGATCAAACACGTACACCTCGTACTGGATAATTTGCATAACGATAtgacatttgtatatattacagGAGAGTTGTTAAGGgctattagtttataataacatacatcTACTTCAAAATGTTGTATAATTACGAACAGGCCAATTTgagcttaattataataacctaACAAACTAACAtaacctaaaatattataaataatactttttttatgtgtttctttgtaattttatgtttcatttacaatttttcGTCTGTTTACGTCATATGTGCAAtatgtctatattttatttgaagcttatattagcagcttgtaaatttcccactgctgggctaaggcctcctgtccctatgaggagaaggtttggagcttgttccaccacgctgctccaatgcgggttggtggaaatacacatgtgtcagaatttcgttgatattagacacatgcaggtttcctcacgttttccttcaccgccgagcacgagatgaattataaacacaaattgaggaATGCTGTTTGgaagtagaatataatatgataattgggTACCTCTTCAGTTTAGCGGATAAGCCttgttaatatacattttataaggcTGCATTTGTCCAAAGTGTCAATAAAATACGAATGAATTGTATATTCAAAGTACAATTTTCTTTGCATTTGCTTGGTTATATTTCAAAGCGGACGCAGGTGTACTAGATATCtgataattcataaaatgtattcatcGTTTTAAATTCAATCTCATCCCAACTGATATTGCTTggtaacattattatatgttCGAGTTAAATGGAATCGACTTTACCATCTTATCGTAtcgtaaataaattacctaaCTTTGATAGAAAAACGTTctcttttataaagttttattacaatgttgaaggtgtttttttttcgattagcATTTGTATTGCTTGTATAATATCTTATCTGATAACAATATAATCGTCGTTAACCAATCGaaatatacgattttttttaacggttctttttacaagtttttattgaCACATTCATTTTATGGATCAAAGCTTTCAACTGAACCAGGTTTGAACGAACGTCCAAAAAATTTcacaaaatcatatttatgttcCACcatattcaccaacccgcatcggatcagcgtggtggaatatgctccaagcctcctcaaagggagaggaggccttaggccaaatttacaggctggagagttaaaaaaaaatttgttctaGTTagcattgtaaattaattttataaaagtgaaataaaatcttacagATTGTATCACTGGGATTAAGCCTCCAAGTTTATTATCACATATTTGTTCcttaatagtataatataatattaaggaacaaattttttataaaacaaagaagactcaatttagaattttgttctGATTTGTActgcgttaaaataaaaacatatatcaaaagaaatttattttgataacaatttattcGGTCACCATCTATTTATAGTTCCGTATTTAATTTGAGGTTAAACAATCGCAGTAGTTGGCCTTTTCGACAAATATCTACGTCTTGAAATGCAATATTTCGTTGGAAAACAGACGTATGTTGGCGATTGGCACTCGAGCATGCATGCACAACCAGATATACACTTGGTCATGTTTGCAGGACAGTAGCGAGGAGGTGCAGTTCCTGGACAAGGTGCCACGCAGAATGGATGATCGCAGGCCAAGCCTAGAAATTATATACcttttatatcaaatcaaatcaaaaattctTTATCagctgaattaaatgtaaagcttataccggttcggaaaataatTTTACCGAGAAGGATCcagaagaaactcagtagttacacttttccaTCATTCCAATTATAGAGTAAGTCAATAAAGAACCTAGGAAATCAagaaatactaagtccacgcctttttatcattaatgtaatatataataatgtgttgAGTAATACGTGTTACGTTAGGTTACGTTACGTTTTGCATTACGCCCTATTTATCGATGTTTTTATGACATgagcatttttaattttttactggCATTATGgcccaagttaaaaataactcttgaatcttattatagaaacgaattatGTGCCCCAaaaaggatgtattaacttcacgaagtcggaaactaggggttattagtttatctttcctcctcgtgtctacACAATAGTTTTCACCGTTGCTTttgaaaagatttatattaccttttagcaaaatatatacagataattttacattaaatgaaaatattttaaagtactaGTTAAGCTCAGAtctcttttttgttttaatcttaATGGTCATTGGTCGATGGGAACCGATAACGGGAaaggcgaccaatgagcgttcgaTATTATGTGAACTCATACTAAAATGTTCATTTATACATGCTAGAAAAAAACTCACCAACCGTCGTTCCACGCGCTACTTCTTCATTCCACGGCTCCCAGCCTTCATGGCCGAAACTTTGAACGATTGTCAAAAGTACAAGAAAACTTACTAATTtggaattcataataaaataaaaagataaaaaattattgtcTTCTAAATGGATATGATTATAAATGGTGACAGAAAAACGTCACATGAAAATAGGTTTTCAAAGACATgagttctatataaaatatgaaaactcCTTTGTTTTATTGGTGATTTGCTTTAGCACGTCTATATCTTATCCATACTAAACTGCATCCAATGTTACAGAGTAAAAATTATGTCGATTTTATATCTTAGCCTATACGGGCATAGTTGTTTTTGTTTACGAAAATTTTATCGATCTCGCTAGCAAAGAAATTCTAATATTCATATTGACCCTTCCAGTTAGGCGTAAAGATTGCTGTTGTCGATTGAAGtgctcataaataaatatttctgacaCACTTACGTGTTACGTTGATACATGTTTGGTTATATTAAGAATCTATAAATACACGTGAtgagaataaaacattttttccttTTTGCGTCGGCaatgtttaactttatttttacttttctttatttacttaaacattatacctattctatattaaaacattcaaatttaacCTAAAAGGTTGAAACTTAAACGCTACTTGTGGAatcgttgaatttaaatttaatcttgaaaTTGCAATGCCCAAGTTTCTTCGAAAATTGGCGagatatttgctttttttatgatatcggtaggtggacgagcaaatgggccacctgatggtaagtggtcaccaccgcccatagacaatggcgatgtaagaaatattaaccatttcttacatcaccaatgcgacaccaaccttgggaactaagatgttacgtcccttgtgcctgtagttacattggctcactcactcttctaaccggaacacaacaataccgagtactgctgtttggcggtagaatatctgatgtagtgggtggtacctactcagacgggcttgcacaaagccctatcacttAGAAGATTGCTtatgagaataaaaaatattcattgtcattatcgtctatttaatatcaatagtaTGAGTCTCAGTATCGTGTCTTTTTCaggatgttaatatttatttcttataaaatagccgatcatttataattgttttaatttatgaaaatacaagCAAAAGTAGAATATGTCTGCCgtgtattatttactaaaaactcCTTCAAAACGTGCGCaatattttggtataagttttagtTAAGGTTGAGTAGTTATTCAGTTGGTAcatgaaattttaaactataGAATCTGGTAATCTTAAATATTCCCTCAATCTCAGAATTGGGTATAACGGCAGAAGCATATGGAGCGTAAATCTGCCATTTTTCCCACCCCAAGCTGATGTATTTCTAGATGGAAAACTAGATAGCGCTGTACTATTCCGTGACCTTGGAATATACAGCGTTATTAGCCAATATGCAAGAGTAGATTATACTATTTAGCttttttctttatgtataaTGATTGGATCTACGTAAACCAAGGCACGGACAGATGTCTTCCTGCAAATACATCTACGTAGTAATGAAAGAAGCTAGCTCCTACAGTAATGAGGCAGTTCAAAGTGCCGTCGTTATTACCTTAAATGAGGTTCAATAAAGACCTCTGAAATGAAACATAATAGATCCCTAaagtaaattcatattttatgagGAGCTAACAGCCCGTGCTAAATTGTAATGACTACGCTTGTAATGTTTTATGAAGGTTCCGtataaacgaattaaatacatttgctAAGTGGCCGATACCCTAAAACAGTGTTATGATATACCATTTATTTGAAATGGTAGTTCCGTTatactatattgtataaaatatactaatatttaaatgaatcgaAGCATTATGAGtgacatattttgtattttaaaaatggtgtAAATCACTAAATTGGCTCTAAGAAATATGGATGATACATTTACATCATCAACGCGCCACCTCTGAAACGAAAAAGGCACATCCCTTgttatgtagttacactggctcactgacacTACTCATCCCCCAACTTAATAATATCTTCACATGCTAGAACAATAATTAAATGCGTAAGGCATCAATCGTCTGACGCTCGCCggatataaatatcaaaaataaataacaataatgcaCACTAATTACATGTTTAGTATTacaaatttttctttaatttttttttgtttaatttaaaaacaactctaattattatatttattaataagatatttaataattaagaatgaacatttttagtaacaagatattttaattgtattacgtAGAAATATCTGaggaatttttataaaatcaaatttataaaatcttgcCAGgagcaaaaatttaaaataaaatctggtATTTCCTTCTTACAAATACACTGCTGCTCCTTTAGAGTAGAATGAAGCTATCTCCAGTGAGTTTCAAAAGACCAGACTAGCAGATTATTTGCTTAACTCACTCGGTATTCGAATACATCAACGCTTCAACTGTACATATGTTAGCACGGAATTAATCCATCAACAATAGCATTAAGTACGTCACACGGACGCATGGTCTATCTCGGAACACGAacgctataattatttttgaatattccctgcttcaaataaaaatatacttctacGAGTGTCACTCTTAAGTAAGCCAGTGCTACCACAAGGGGATAACATCACGATACCAATGTACGTGTAGTGATGTAAACTTACCATCGGTTGACTCATGTGACCCCCATCCCCCTCCTTccctctatttttttttctcgctggaaaaacgctttacgcgttTTCCCCACGTGATATGAAGTGGAGGGGAAATGTGGGACTAGCCGGTTCCCTGGACGCAAAGTGCGCCCCGGAACactggaatacccactaaatAACCAGcagtaccctctccgtcttttggCGGGCGCCaagggatcgctttcgcatgctaccgtgacgactCATGTCCCCACCACCaaccgatataataaaaaagtatatctaTAGTCATACAATTATGAATATACCAGAGTCTTAAGCTAGTGAAGTACTTGTCATCGTTGCCGCTCAATGGTTTTAGATATCGAGTGGCGTGTGCTatatcgttaaatataaaataaatatgatttgagaTTCGTtgtcattataatatgtatcttaTGTTAGTGTAAATAAAGTCgatttttcatttatcaaaataatggaataatacgaatttattaattcaacgaaatacaactttttattttatgaatttgatttgaattcgAGTTTAATTAATGATGTAGTTCAATTAGCTATAACTGTAAAGATTCTTTACTTTAGTTAGCCAGGAATATATATTCATGATAGTATTCCTAAATACTTTTTTCGTTCGAGAACGCACTTGTGATAGTTATTgagagaaataaaaaagtgcCTCAGAAAATTTAACAGATacagagatatatatattttaattttacaaaatttttttttagtttacaaaACTGACTTACAACTAgtgcatacaaaataatatctatgCTAAACAGAGTGTAATGAACTTGCAGTCTTCTGGATGTAAACCTAGCATGTTTGGATGCCTTTGATGACTGGCAAACAGATCTAAAAATGATAACCAAACAAcagatattagtttaaataatttattgtaacctATTAAGAGAtcagaat encodes:
- the LOC125067430 gene encoding uncharacterized protein LOC125067430, whose protein sequence is MNSKLVSFLVLLTIVQSFGHEGWEPWNEEVARGTTVGLACDHPFCVAPCPGTAPPRYCPANMTKCISGCACMLECQSPTYVCFPTKYCISRRRYLSKRPTTAIV